The Terriglobales bacterium nucleotide sequence GCACAAGAAGCGCGTGGGACTGTTCAAAGGAAAGATCTATCTCGATGCAGCTTCCGGCGAGCTAGTCCGAGCTCAAGGCCGGATCGTAAAATCGCCCTCATTCTTCATCAAAAAGGTCGAATTTATTCAGGATTATGCCCACGTGAATGGCTTCACGCTGCCGCTGCATCTCCATTCAGAAGCGCAGACGCGAATCATCGGCAAAGCCGTGATTGATATCACGAATCGAGACTATCAGACCGAGCCGATGCCGGCGCCTTCACTCGTAGAAGCAAGCGCTGCCGGTTCTCCTTCCGCAGATCCTGGAGTCCAGCAGTAAAGAGTTCAACTCCGCCTCTCACCGGCAGCATGCGTCTTCTTCACCTGGCGCGCGCCAGTATTGCGCTCGTAGATGATGCGCATTCCATCGAGCGTCAACATCTCATCGACCAATCCGATATAGCGCGAACCGGATGCAATCAGAGTGGCGAGTCCTCCGGTTGAGACGATCTTCGGCTTCTTTCCGCCCAATTCATCAATCATATGCTCGATGATTCCATCGGTCAGCCCGATGTATCCGTAGAACAACCCAGATTGAATGTGCGCCACCGTATTTGTCCCAATCACACGCGCAGGACGGCGAATGTCCACTTTGGGCAAACGCGCGGTGCGTACGAAAAGCGCTTCAGCAGAAATTCCTATTCCGGGAGCGATCACTCCGCCAAGATATTCTCCTCGTTCGGAGATCACGTCGAATGTAGTCGCCGTTCCAAAATCGACCACAATGCAAGGTCCGCCATAGCGCTCGAAGGCAGCAACGCCGTTCACAATGCGGTCCGCGCCAACTTCTGCAGGATTATCGACGAGCACAGGCATGCCGGTCTTGACTCCCGGCTCAATGAACAATGGCTTGGCTTGAAAGTAGCGTTCGCTGACCTCTCGCAGAGTGGAATCGAGCGGTGGCACAACCGACGAAACCACGACCGCCTTTACTTCTGCAGCATCGATCTTC carries:
- a CDS encoding type III pantothenate kinase, which gives rise to MLLVVDVGNTNTVLGLYRPGHEQAGAPPRFDQMVAHWRVGTIRTNTADEYGVLFRNLFAMQKIDAAEVKAVVVSSVVPPLDSTLREVSERYFQAKPLFIEPGVKTGMPVLVDNPAEVGADRIVNGVAAFERYGGPCIVVDFGTATTFDVISERGEYLGGVIAPGIGISAEALFVRTARLPKVDIRRPARVIGTNTVAHIQSGLFYGYIGLTDGIIEHMIDELGGKKPKIVSTGGLATLIASGSRYIGLVDEMLTLDGMRIIYERNTGARQVKKTHAAGERRS